The Propionispora hippei DSM 15287 genome has a window encoding:
- a CDS encoding PHP domain-containing protein: MPAEIDLHTHSYLSDGTLSPRQVIELAARNRIGVIALTDHDCIEGIAEAQQAAGEYQVQLVPGIEISACYEDGKTLHILGLGIDLYNREFAEAYQRIKQNRDASIDGIIARLNEQGVAITRELLISYKAGQYLDRYAVLRYFMANRLCAEPQDVWDIYLDRIPYGEAEMWTVESALKTIKAAGGLSFLAHYTKRIGLAGYSPAEMKKHIMYLKEKGLDGLERFYPSFSPAETAYADELIAEFDLLPSGGTDFHGANRSGIDLGTGDGSFGVPFCIYKAIRETLNSRQSGRK, encoded by the coding sequence ATGCCGGCCGAGATTGACTTACATACACATTCCTATTTATCGGATGGCACGCTAAGCCCGCGGCAAGTGATTGAACTTGCAGCCAGGAACCGTATCGGCGTGATTGCACTGACCGACCATGACTGTATTGAAGGAATTGCCGAAGCGCAGCAGGCGGCTGGTGAATACCAGGTTCAACTTGTGCCGGGTATTGAAATCAGCGCCTGTTATGAGGACGGCAAAACCCTGCATATTCTTGGTCTGGGCATTGATCTATATAACCGCGAATTTGCCGAAGCTTATCAAAGGATTAAACAGAACCGGGATGCCAGTATTGATGGGATTATCGCCCGGTTGAACGAACAGGGTGTCGCTATAACCCGTGAACTCCTTATATCTTACAAGGCCGGCCAATATTTGGACCGGTATGCGGTATTGCGATATTTTATGGCGAATCGCTTATGTGCCGAACCGCAGGACGTATGGGATATTTATCTGGATAGAATTCCCTATGGCGAAGCTGAAATGTGGACGGTGGAAAGTGCTTTGAAAACAATAAAGGCAGCAGGCGGACTTTCCTTCTTGGCCCATTATACCAAACGGATTGGGCTGGCCGGCTATTCACCGGCAGAGATGAAAAAACATATAATGTATTTAAAAGAAAAAGGGCTTGACGGGCTGGAACGGTTCTATCCTTCCTTCAGTCCTGCCGAAACTGCCTATGCCGATGAACTGATTGCCGAATTTGATTTACTGCCGTCGGGCGGCACCGATTTTCATGGCGCCAACCGGAGCGGCATTGACTTAGGCACAGGGGATGGGAGTTTTGGCGTGCCCTTTTGTATTTACAAAGCCATCCGGGAGACGCTTAATTCCCGGCAAAGCGGCAGGAAATGA
- the aroF gene encoding 3-deoxy-7-phosphoheptulonate synthase, with protein sequence MGGYRLVSREYKAEDTVIRVGDVVIGGTAKVFIAGPCAVESKEQLLATARLVRQGGAQIMRGGAFKPRTSPYDFQGLAEKGLEYMAEARALTGLKIVTEVLEPDAVPVVAQYADLLQIGARNMQNFSLLKAAGRSQKPVVLKRGLAATMDEWLQAAEYILCEGNQQVVFCERGIRTFATHSRNTLDMSVIPALKQASHLPVIVDPSHATGRRDLVAPMSLAALAAGADGIMIEMHPNPEIALCDGPQSLYPQEYFLLMQELRALSGFLGGLARQKAVGE encoded by the coding sequence ATGGGAGGTTACAGACTGGTTTCCCGGGAATATAAGGCTGAAGATACGGTCATCCGCGTAGGCGATGTGGTTATTGGCGGCACCGCCAAAGTGTTTATTGCCGGCCCTTGTGCCGTGGAATCGAAGGAGCAGCTATTGGCTACGGCCAGACTGGTACGTCAGGGCGGCGCGCAGATTATGCGGGGCGGCGCCTTTAAGCCGCGGACATCGCCCTACGATTTTCAGGGCCTGGCTGAGAAGGGACTGGAGTATATGGCGGAGGCCCGTGCCCTGACCGGGTTAAAAATTGTTACGGAAGTGCTGGAGCCGGACGCAGTGCCGGTCGTGGCACAGTATGCAGACCTGTTACAGATTGGCGCCCGGAATATGCAAAACTTTTCCCTGCTTAAAGCGGCGGGACGATCCCAGAAACCGGTCGTATTAAAGCGGGGGCTTGCAGCAACTATGGACGAATGGCTTCAGGCGGCCGAATATATTTTGTGCGAAGGCAATCAACAAGTTGTTTTTTGCGAACGGGGAATTCGCACCTTTGCTACGCATAGCAGGAATACGCTGGACATGAGTGTTATTCCGGCGCTAAAGCAAGCCAGCCATCTGCCGGTCATCGTCGATCCCAGTCATGCAACTGGCCGGCGCGATCTGGTGGCCCCGATGTCTCTGGCCGCTTTGGCCGCCGGGGCGGACGGCATCATGATTGAGATGCATCCCAACCCGGAGATCGCCCTATGCGACGGTCCCCAGTCTCTGTATCCCCAGGAATATTTTTTACTGATGCAGGAGCTTCGGGCCTTATCTGGATTTCTTGGCGGATTAGCACGGCAAAAAGCCGTTGGCGAGTAG
- a CDS encoding GerAB/ArcD/ProY family transporter, giving the protein MKTKVRISNYQIFCLLVMHSLGSSTIFALGIRAKQDAWLVVLSGLVLGFGIIWLHTELQKHYPENNLTEINAAVLGKFLGSLVTLSFAGYFIWVSTLNFSEFAELIGITILPDTPILAIQCTFILLIIYLTYNGIEVLARMSEFLMPIVMLSLILMYGLTVISGNAHLLELQPILANGIKPVLAEVYPSFSTFPYGEDVVFLMFYCYSNNTKLIRKYAFSAIFLLGASLVASTILIIAVLGVPLAAATTIPLIEVVKMINIGNIITNIDAIAVIVIFVGGLFKAMLFFYGSVLALTTLLKLKRKRVIIAMAIFLVWINLTAIPNFVFHRFIGISFGNSYIHELYTIYLPLMLLIITWLKAFNSKLKTAGDGQKTRSCTTTEYCREGD; this is encoded by the coding sequence ATGAAAACCAAAGTACGCATCAGCAACTATCAGATTTTTTGCTTACTGGTTATGCATTCTTTAGGCAGTTCCACCATCTTTGCCCTGGGAATACGGGCCAAACAGGATGCCTGGCTTGTCGTCCTGTCCGGTCTGGTCCTTGGCTTTGGCATCATATGGCTGCACACGGAATTGCAGAAGCACTACCCGGAGAACAATCTGACCGAGATCAATGCAGCCGTCTTAGGGAAATTTTTAGGCAGCCTTGTCACGCTTTCCTTTGCCGGCTATTTTATCTGGGTCTCCACTTTAAATTTCAGTGAATTTGCCGAACTTATCGGTATCACCATACTTCCCGACACTCCCATTTTGGCGATTCAGTGCACTTTTATCCTGCTCATCATCTATCTTACCTATAACGGCATAGAAGTACTGGCCCGGATGAGTGAGTTTCTCATGCCTATCGTCATGTTATCCCTTATACTGATGTATGGATTAACCGTCATATCCGGCAATGCCCATCTTCTGGAACTGCAGCCCATTCTTGCCAATGGAATAAAGCCCGTTTTAGCAGAGGTTTATCCCTCTTTTTCCACTTTTCCCTACGGCGAAGATGTCGTTTTTCTTATGTTTTACTGTTATTCAAACAACACCAAACTGATTCGAAAGTACGCATTTTCCGCGATCTTCCTGCTAGGTGCCTCACTGGTCGCTTCCACCATACTGATCATCGCCGTGCTGGGCGTCCCCCTTGCGGCAGCGACAACCATTCCCTTGATCGAAGTTGTCAAGATGATTAATATTGGCAACATCATTACCAATATCGATGCCATTGCCGTCATCGTGATTTTTGTCGGCGGACTATTTAAAGCCATGCTGTTTTTTTACGGCTCGGTGCTGGCCCTGACAACCCTGCTTAAGCTAAAAAGAAAGAGGGTTATCATCGCTATGGCAATATTTCTGGTCTGGATTAACCTGACCGCCATACCCAATTTTGTTTTCCACCGTTTTATCGGAATCTCCTTCGGCAACAGTTATATTCATGAACTTTATACCATTTATCTCCCGTTGATGCTGTTGATCATTACCTGGCTGAAAGCATTCAACAGTAAATTAAAAACCGCCGGTGATGGCCAAAAGACCCGCTCATGCACAACTACAGAATATTGCCGGGAAGGAGATTAG
- the deoC gene encoding deoxyribose-phosphate aldolase translates to MKLSVRQLANMVDHTNLKAFADESMFRQLCDEARRYDFKMVAINPAQVERCKRLLNGSPVHVGAAVGFPLGQTTLACKLFETGDAIARGADEIDYVVNLAELKNKNYEYIEREMQDIVELCREKNVISKVIFENCYLTEAEKIFLAKTAMAVKPDFIKTSTGFGTGGATVEDVALMKRIVGDVAKVKAAGGIRDLATALQMIEAGAERLGTSAGVQIIEALSKAEA, encoded by the coding sequence ATGAAGCTTTCCGTAAGGCAATTGGCTAATATGGTGGATCACACTAATCTTAAGGCGTTTGCTGATGAATCTATGTTCCGGCAGTTATGTGATGAAGCAAGACGGTATGATTTCAAAATGGTGGCCATTAATCCGGCGCAAGTGGAACGCTGCAAAAGATTGTTGAACGGTTCGCCGGTACATGTTGGGGCAGCGGTCGGTTTTCCCTTGGGACAGACTACGCTGGCGTGCAAACTGTTTGAAACGGGAGATGCCATCGCCCGGGGCGCGGATGAAATTGATTATGTCGTTAATCTTGCTGAGCTGAAGAATAAGAATTACGAATATATCGAACGGGAAATGCAGGACATTGTCGAGCTATGCAGGGAGAAAAATGTGATTTCCAAGGTGATTTTTGAAAACTGCTATTTAACCGAAGCGGAGAAAATATTTTTAGCAAAAACAGCGATGGCTGTAAAACCGGACTTTATAAAAACCTCCACGGGTTTCGGGACAGGCGGAGCTACGGTGGAGGATGTAGCGCTCATGAAACGGATTGTCGGCGATGTCGCTAAGGTAAAAGCGGCCGGCGGCATTCGCGATCTGGCGACGGCCCTGCAGATGATTGAAGCCGGAGCAGAACGGCTGGGGACCAGTGCCGGTGTTCAAATCATCGAGGCTTTAAGCAAGGCTGAAGCGTAG
- a CDS encoding spore germination protein, with translation MKSIYKKFLKRIRFLQSLQEQRSTPLAPSADVTQGVISSNLEANLTYLKRAIGKSSDMIFREFKIGDPSQTKAFICFIDGLADKEKVDDHVIKALMIDARDTGNTNQALPQDTYTLVKESILSVSELTESQFFNKTLDSILSGSVVLFINGYDTAFILGLRGWSTRNISEPNTENAIRGPREGFTETLRVNTSMLRRKIKNPNLVLETKKLGRQTRTDVCIAYISGIANENILKEVKTRLDRIATDAILESGYIEQYIEDNPFSPFSTIGNSEKPDIVAAKLLEGRIALLCDGTPCVLTVPHLFVETFQSAEDYYSRPYLSTVVLWLRLIAFLITLTAPALYVALETFHQEMIPTVLLITAAAAREGIPFPAFLEALIIGTIFEILRESGVRMPRPIGQAISIVGALVVGEAAVRAGIISAPMVIIAALTAITGFILTPLLDAIVLFRFTLLGLAAIFGLYGVTLGILFILGHLCSLRSFGSPYLAPFAPTIKAELKDSLVRVPLWMMRSRPKSITWKRSRRQAVSARSHTPAPEEGDTE, from the coding sequence GTGAAGAGCATCTACAAAAAATTCTTAAAACGTATACGCTTTTTGCAATCTTTACAGGAACAGCGCTCTACACCCCTTGCACCATCTGCGGACGTCACTCAGGGTGTCATCAGTTCCAATTTAGAAGCTAATTTAACCTATCTGAAGCGGGCTATTGGGAAAAGCAGCGACATGATTTTCCGGGAATTTAAAATCGGTGATCCGTCCCAAACCAAGGCATTTATCTGTTTTATTGATGGCTTGGCCGATAAGGAAAAAGTGGATGACCATGTGATCAAGGCCCTGATGATTGATGCCCGCGATACAGGAAACACCAATCAGGCCTTGCCCCAAGATACTTATACACTTGTAAAGGAAAGCATTCTCAGTGTCTCGGAGCTCACGGAATCACAATTCTTTAATAAAACCTTGGACAGCATTTTATCAGGCTCTGTTGTTTTATTCATCAATGGCTATGATACCGCTTTTATTCTGGGGCTACGGGGCTGGAGCACAAGAAACATTTCCGAACCGAATACGGAAAATGCGATCAGAGGTCCCCGTGAAGGATTTACCGAGACACTGCGCGTCAATACGTCCATGCTCCGGCGAAAAATCAAAAATCCTAACCTGGTTTTGGAAACTAAAAAACTTGGCCGACAGACCCGCACCGATGTTTGTATTGCCTATATCAGCGGTATTGCCAATGAAAATATTCTGAAGGAAGTAAAAACCCGGCTTGACCGGATTGCTACCGATGCCATTTTAGAATCGGGATACATTGAACAGTACATTGAAGATAATCCCTTTTCCCCTTTTTCCACGATTGGCAACTCAGAAAAGCCGGATATTGTAGCCGCCAAACTACTGGAAGGGCGGATCGCCCTGCTCTGCGACGGCACCCCCTGCGTGCTTACCGTTCCTCATTTATTTGTCGAAACATTTCAGTCCGCCGAAGATTACTATTCCCGTCCCTATTTATCTACCGTGGTGCTTTGGCTCCGTTTAATAGCCTTCCTCATTACCTTAACGGCCCCTGCCTTATATGTAGCGTTAGAGACCTTTCACCAGGAGATGATTCCTACCGTTCTCTTAATTACGGCGGCGGCGGCAAGAGAAGGGATTCCTTTTCCGGCCTTTCTTGAAGCCCTGATCATCGGAACTATATTTGAAATACTAAGGGAGTCCGGTGTCCGGATGCCCCGTCCCATCGGGCAGGCAATCAGCATTGTCGGCGCGCTGGTTGTCGGAGAAGCGGCCGTACGGGCAGGTATCATCAGTGCGCCTATGGTCATTATCGCAGCGTTAACAGCCATTACCGGCTTCATTCTGACCCCCCTGTTGGACGCAATTGTACTATTTCGCTTTACCTTGCTTGGCTTGGCCGCCATCTTTGGCTTATACGGCGTTACCCTGGGCATTCTTTTCATTCTTGGCCATTTGTGTTCCCTACGCTCGTTTGGTTCACCTTATTTAGCCCCATTTGCGCCTACAATAAAAGCCGAATTAAAAGATTCCCTGGTTCGGGTTCCCTTATGGATGATGCGTTCCCGCCCCAAATCGATTACCTGGAAACGTTCACGGCGCCAGGCTGTTTCAGCAAGATCGCACACCCCCGCCCCGGAGGAAGGTGACACTGAATGA
- a CDS encoding epoxyqueuosine reductase produces the protein MQLNDIQNRVSSFVATSPLNCLEELQSLKLYGEPLVGIASVGDPYFDRLKEPDAIGSRHLSPAEWLPGAVSVVSYFLPFTEEIRRPNRRPGVAAREWLYGRIEGELFNNALRRHLTDTFRQTGWQALAPALDKRFAVLERRSNWSERHVAFIAGLGTFSLSRSLITRQGSAGRFGSLIVDAYLEPTPRPYERIDEYCTKCGACILRCPPLAISEAGKNNTVCAEYLDRVLARYRPRYGCGKCQTGVPCEEKIPLP, from the coding sequence ATGCAATTAAATGATATTCAAAACCGCGTGTCCAGCTTTGTTGCTACCAGTCCCCTCAACTGTTTGGAGGAATTGCAGTCACTAAAGCTGTATGGTGAACCGTTGGTAGGGATCGCCAGCGTCGGCGATCCCTATTTCGACCGTCTTAAGGAGCCGGACGCCATCGGCAGCCGGCATCTTTCGCCGGCTGAATGGCTGCCTGGCGCCGTATCGGTTGTTTCTTATTTCCTTCCGTTTACCGAAGAAATCCGCCGGCCAAACCGCCGGCCGGGAGTAGCCGCCCGGGAATGGCTGTACGGCCGCATAGAAGGGGAACTCTTCAATAACGCCCTGCGCCGGCACCTAACAGATACCTTTCGACAAACCGGCTGGCAGGCGCTTGCTCCGGCTCTTGATAAACGCTTTGCCGTTTTGGAGCGACGCAGCAACTGGTCGGAACGGCATGTCGCCTTTATTGCCGGTCTGGGGACCTTCAGCCTGAGCCGTTCACTCATTACCCGGCAGGGTTCAGCCGGCCGCTTCGGCAGTCTGATTGTCGATGCTTATCTGGAGCCAACACCCCGCCCTTATGAAAGGATTGACGAATACTGCACCAAATGCGGTGCCTGTATCTTGCGCTGTCCCCCGCTGGCCATCAGCGAAGCAGGCAAGAACAACACGGTCTGCGCCGAATATCTTGACCGTGTCCTGGCCCGTTACCGTCCCCGTTATGGCTGCGGCAAATGCCAGACAGGCGTCCCGTGCGAAGAAAAAATTCCGCTGCCATAA
- a CDS encoding aminoacyl-tRNA deacylase, whose translation MDRVANLLRNSGYAYELILHDTPLLSVQEGAAYFHIVEGQTAPTLFLKTEDGYKALVIAGDRGKVNFKEIAALVNCKRVCLASRKEVEQVTGFAAGCVPMIGLSVPYILDRRLFRYDFVYGGSGQATRTLKIEPAALQQLNRITAMLET comes from the coding sequence ATGGATAGAGTCGCAAACCTGCTGCGAAACAGTGGTTACGCATACGAATTGATATTGCATGATACTCCCCTACTTTCAGTGCAGGAGGGTGCTGCTTATTTTCATATCGTCGAGGGTCAGACGGCACCTACCCTGTTTTTAAAAACAGAGGATGGGTATAAGGCGCTGGTGATAGCCGGTGACCGCGGAAAAGTTAACTTTAAGGAAATTGCCGCTCTGGTAAATTGCAAACGGGTTTGCCTGGCAAGCCGGAAGGAAGTCGAACAGGTAACGGGCTTTGCTGCAGGCTGTGTTCCGATGATCGGCCTTTCGGTGCCTTATATTTTAGACCGGCGCTTGTTTCGCTATGATTTTGTTTATGGCGGGTCGGGACAGGCGACACGTACCCTGAAAATTGAACCTGCAGCGCTTCAACAGCTAAACCGGATTACGGCCATGCTGGAAACATAA
- a CDS encoding bacteriohemerythrin: MTFKVWNDNFSVNNPTMDADHQKMTELIGHLHELVTLQQNRSLINLLLNELVQHAESHFCREEQFLREIDSSDLEIQSIQHELYLEKVRECRACIERGEYSKARQIIPFLNNWFLYHVETVDMKYKQ, translated from the coding sequence ATGACATTCAAAGTTTGGAATGATAACTTTAGTGTAAATAATCCCACTATGGATGCCGATCACCAGAAGATGACGGAGCTGATTGGCCATCTACATGAACTAGTGACTTTGCAGCAGAATCGGAGTCTGATCAACCTGTTGCTAAACGAGCTTGTCCAGCATGCCGAGAGTCATTTTTGTCGTGAGGAACAGTTTTTGCGGGAAATAGACAGCAGTGATCTGGAGATACAATCCATACAACACGAGCTGTATCTGGAAAAGGTCAGGGAATGCAGAGCCTGCATTGAGCGAGGCGAGTACAGTAAGGCCAGACAAATCATTCCGTTTCTTAATAACTGGTTCCTGTATCATGTGGAAACAGTCGACATGAAATATAAACAATAA
- a CDS encoding Ger(x)C family spore germination protein yields the protein MIRTFYILVIVFLCLTLLTGCWSRKELNELGIVLAVALDQDPQSDGILLTAQVVKPGALKQEGGNGGEKEPVQLITAKGATIADAIKNMSKELDRKPFFSHNKLVVIDEQLARKGLLPLLDFWGRSTEIRPILWLFIAKGVPAREIISEKHGIENIQATYLNALIRRNTFHSEASTPSLLEFLKDLGSDTNDPFTGAVEIVDVLPSTDKEGAAKGVRLAGTAVFKKDKLAGFLTDRETRGLNWVIGEVKNGMIQVPSPKEAGKLITINIKDATCHIKPELINGNYSFTIKISEEGDIAEEQSLDDITKLPVLAEINQAQQQVIEAEVRDTIHKVQKEYGTDIFGFGKMLYADYPDEWQKIKTDWPDIFPHVEYTLKVTTKIRRTGLLQKSLIEKEGPEPEVNSRNRPYDMLKEE from the coding sequence ATGATCCGGACTTTTTATATTCTGGTAATAGTCTTCCTCTGCCTTACGCTGTTAACAGGCTGCTGGAGCCGCAAAGAATTAAATGAGCTTGGCATCGTTCTGGCGGTCGCCCTGGATCAGGACCCGCAAAGTGACGGTATCCTTTTAACAGCACAAGTGGTAAAACCGGGAGCACTGAAGCAAGAAGGCGGCAACGGCGGTGAAAAAGAACCGGTCCAGCTCATTACTGCCAAAGGTGCTACCATAGCCGATGCTATCAAAAACATGTCCAAGGAACTTGATCGAAAACCGTTTTTTTCTCACAATAAGCTGGTAGTCATCGATGAGCAGCTTGCCCGTAAAGGCTTATTGCCGCTTTTAGATTTTTGGGGAAGATCTACCGAAATACGCCCCATACTCTGGCTGTTCATCGCCAAAGGAGTACCGGCCAGAGAAATCATCAGCGAAAAACACGGAATCGAAAATATCCAGGCAACCTATTTAAATGCACTCATTAGGCGCAATACGTTTCATTCCGAAGCCAGTACCCCCAGTCTATTGGAATTTTTAAAAGATCTTGGCAGTGATACGAATGATCCTTTTACAGGAGCTGTGGAGATTGTGGACGTCCTGCCCTCAACCGATAAAGAAGGAGCAGCTAAAGGGGTCAGACTGGCCGGCACCGCTGTATTCAAGAAAGATAAACTGGCCGGTTTTCTTACTGACCGTGAGACAAGAGGCCTCAATTGGGTGATCGGAGAAGTAAAGAACGGAATGATCCAGGTTCCCTCTCCGAAAGAAGCCGGTAAATTAATTACGATTAACATTAAAGACGCTACCTGCCATATCAAACCTGAATTAATAAATGGAAACTACAGTTTTACCATTAAAATTTCCGAAGAAGGCGACATTGCCGAAGAGCAGAGCCTTGACGATATTACTAAGCTTCCGGTCCTGGCGGAAATCAACCAGGCACAGCAGCAGGTTATTGAAGCAGAAGTCAGAGATACGATTCATAAGGTACAAAAAGAATATGGTACCGATATTTTCGGGTTTGGTAAAATGCTGTACGCCGACTACCCTGATGAATGGCAAAAGATTAAGACTGACTGGCCGGACATCTTTCCCCACGTGGAATATACGCTAAAAGTTACCACAAAAATAAGAAGGACCGGATTACTCCAAAAATCCCTCATCGAAAAGGAAGGGCCGGAGCCGGAAGTAAACAGCAGAAACAGACCCTATGATATGCTAAAAGAAGAATGA
- a CDS encoding glutamate-5-semialdehyde dehydrogenase — MSMETLARQVKEASIQLAGAGAELKNHALARIAEALLARKDEIIKANEADLRRSEQEKLAAPLLKRLKFDEAKLQDAIDGIHSLIGLENPVGKTMLATELDEGLELYRVTCPIGVIGVIFESRPDALVQISTICLKSGNSVLLKGGSEARETNRMLAEVIRQATLEAGLPANWLALLETREDVSAMLKMDCYIDLIIPRGSNEFVQYIMNNSKIPVMGHADGICHAYVDDEADVAMAVRLVTDSKTQYVSVCNALETLLVHERVAPEFLPRLKAELDKKQVELVGCPKTCSIIPIAAATEEDWKTEYLDYKLAIRLVAGLEDAVRHINTYGSGHTDSIITKNREKAAQFMEYVDSGNVMWNCSTRFSDGFRYGFGAEVGISTSKIHARGPVGLEGMIIYKYKVIGNGHIVEEYANRSRRFTHKKINKDFPL; from the coding sequence ATGAGTATGGAGACGTTGGCGCGGCAGGTGAAGGAAGCTTCAATCCAGTTGGCCGGAGCCGGTGCGGAACTGAAAAATCACGCGTTGGCCCGCATTGCCGAAGCGCTTCTGGCGCGTAAAGACGAAATTATAAAGGCCAATGAGGCGGATCTGAGACGGAGTGAACAGGAAAAGTTGGCGGCTCCTTTACTCAAGCGCCTGAAATTTGATGAGGCAAAACTGCAGGATGCCATTGACGGAATTCATAGCCTGATTGGTTTGGAAAACCCGGTAGGCAAAACTATGCTGGCCACCGAATTGGATGAAGGCTTGGAGCTGTACCGGGTGACCTGTCCGATCGGTGTGATCGGTGTGATATTTGAATCACGCCCCGATGCGCTGGTTCAGATTTCCACCATTTGCCTGAAAAGCGGCAACAGCGTACTCTTAAAAGGCGGCTCGGAAGCCCGCGAAACCAACCGGATGCTGGCCGAGGTAATCCGGCAGGCTACGCTGGAAGCCGGCCTGCCGGCCAACTGGCTGGCGCTCTTAGAAACCCGCGAGGATGTCAGCGCCATGCTGAAAATGGACTGTTATATTGATTTGATTATTCCCCGCGGTTCCAATGAGTTTGTCCAGTACATTATGAATAACTCCAAGATTCCCGTTATGGGCCACGCCGACGGAATTTGCCATGCCTATGTAGACGATGAGGCTGATGTGGCTATGGCGGTCAGGCTGGTTACCGATTCCAAGACTCAGTATGTTTCAGTGTGTAACGCATTGGAGACGCTGCTGGTTCACGAGCGAGTGGCACCGGAATTTTTACCCAGACTCAAAGCCGAGCTGGATAAAAAGCAGGTGGAATTGGTTGGCTGTCCTAAAACCTGTTCCATTATTCCCATCGCGGCGGCTACGGAAGAGGACTGGAAGACCGAGTATCTTGACTATAAGCTGGCTATCAGGCTGGTTGCCGGTCTGGAGGATGCTGTCCGGCATATCAATACCTATGGTTCCGGCCATACTGACAGCATCATCACCAAAAACCGGGAAAAGGCCGCACAGTTTATGGAATATGTGGATTCCGGCAATGTGATGTGGAACTGTTCGACCCGGTTTAGCGACGGCTTCCGTTACGGATTTGGCGCTGAAGTGGGAATCAGTACCAGCAAGATTCACGCCCGCGGTCCGGTCGGTCTGGAAGGTATGATTATCTATAAATATAAGGTGATCGGCAACGGCCATATTGTAGAGGAGTATGCCAACCGTTCCCGGCGCTTTACCCATAAAAAAATCAATAAGGATTTTCCTTTATAA
- a CDS encoding asparaginase, which yields MRCILCTSEGNESMKNIAVLATGGTIAGVSPSATDTTGYRSAILTVDDIISQITPLKTIANITSEQFVQLDSADMTHEVWLELARRVSSLLEREDVDGVVVTHGTDTLEETAYFLNLVVNSEKPVVLVGAMRPSTSLSCDGPMNLYNAVILASSPQAWGKGVLVTLNDTIHCSREVTKTNTALQDTFKTPDVGNFGYVVDGTPYFYRMPIRKHTYMTSFPIEKINELPQVDIIYGHVNDRGTLACAAAEAGAKGLVYAGLGNGNMSKHMKDVLGGIQKQGVVVVRSTRVGSGVVTRNGAVDDDQYRFIAADNLNPQKARILLMLALTQTASLEEIQAIFWEY from the coding sequence ATTAGGTGTATACTATGTACATCTGAAGGGAATGAAAGTATGAAAAATATTGCAGTTTTAGCTACAGGCGGCACCATTGCCGGCGTATCGCCTTCTGCGACCGACACAACCGGCTACCGGTCGGCTATTTTAACGGTCGACGATATTATCAGCCAAATCACTCCGCTTAAGACGATTGCCAATATCACCAGCGAACAGTTTGTTCAGTTGGACAGTGCCGATATGACCCATGAAGTTTGGCTGGAGCTGGCGCGACGGGTCAGCAGCCTGCTGGAGCGGGAAGATGTGGACGGAGTTGTTGTCACCCATGGTACTGATACGCTGGAGGAGACGGCTTATTTCTTGAATCTGGTGGTCAACAGTGAAAAGCCGGTGGTTCTGGTCGGCGCAATGCGCCCATCCACTTCGCTTAGCTGTGACGGGCCGATGAATCTATATAACGCAGTTATTTTGGCGTCCAGTCCCCAGGCCTGGGGTAAGGGCGTACTGGTTACCTTAAATGATACTATTCATTGCAGCCGTGAGGTGACCAAGACCAATACGGCGCTGCAGGATACTTTTAAGACGCCTGATGTGGGCAATTTTGGCTATGTCGTGGACGGTACGCCTTATTTTTACCGGATGCCGATTCGCAAGCATACGTATATGACTTCCTTTCCGATAGAGAAAATAAACGAACTGCCGCAGGTGGACATTATTTACGGTCATGTCAACGACCGGGGTACCTTGGCTTGTGCGGCTGCTGAGGCCGGCGCCAAAGGCCTTGTCTATGCCGGACTTGGCAACGGCAATATGTCAAAGCACATGAAAGACGTATTGGGCGGGATTCAGAAGCAAGGTGTTGTCGTGGTGCGGAGCACACGGGTGGGCAGCGGTGTGGTTACCCGCAATGGAGCCGTTGATGATGATCAGTACCGGTTTATTGCCGCCGATAATCTGAACCCGCAAAAGGCCCGGATTTTGCTGATGCTGGCATTAACCCAGACCGCTAGCCTGGAGGAGATTCAGGCAATTTTCTGGGAGTATTAG